Within Halarchaeum grantii, the genomic segment CAGAATCGACACTCCAAGCCCACCACTATCGGCTCAAGCCGTTCGTCCAGTGGTGTGAATCGACGAGTCTGACGAACCCCAATGAACTCTCTGCTCGTGACCTCCACAAATACCGGTTCCATCGGAAAGAGGAAGACGACTTGAACAAAGTAACACTCCGAACCCAACTCTCGGCTATCCGAGTATTCGTGAAGTTTCTCGAATCCATCGACGGCGTTGAGCAAGGCCTCCACGACAATTTCGTCCTCACCGGAAACGTGTACGACGAATTCACATCGGTCGAGAGTAGGTCAACAGTCGTCCGAGAGGTGCAGGACAACTACTCCCCAAACGGAAGAAATCCTCTTTCACAGGCCAGCAGAAGCCTGTGAGGTGACAGGGGTTCGACGGAAGGCAGGCAGATGCGACTCCCGAGCAGGTACGTCGGACGATACGCGCCTATGTCAAGACCGACAGTAAGGATGTAGACGGAGAGGTACTCCGCCTGTGGCGAGGCAGTGACGAGGGACGACCGTCTGCATCGGAGGCGGATATGGCCTTCGTGAAACAACTCTACTACTGGTGTAAGGGCGACCAGCAGTTGATGGACGAGCGTTTCCGAGCCTCTGGTCGGATGCGTCCGAAGTGGGACGAAGTACACTCCTCTGACGGAGCCACGTATGGGGAAAGGACCATACGGAACGTCTGTCGAACGAACAGCGAGACGTTCGGATGGAGGTACGTGGAGATGAAGTAGTGTTGAGAGTGCTGCTCTTCCCCACCCCACCTGTGTTATCTCGACGGTTGTCAATCGAGATACACGGGGATTTTCCCATATACACCATCACTCGTTCAAACCCCTTCATATCATACTATGGCAATTGGGTGAACCAGTCGGATAGTGTAGTTACCGCCAGAGGTTAAGTAGTCGGAAAGCAACCATCGCCTAACCGTGGCTGAACTATCTGAGGACGAAATCAAATGCCAACTCCAACAGATGGACCCATACGAGTTTGAGGAGTTGGTAGCAGAGATATGGGAATTACAGGGATACGAAACGACAGTTCGTAAAGGAAGTGGTGATAGAGGAATTGATGTTGAAGCCGAAATCCAAACTCCGGTTCCTCAGAAAGTCCTGATACAGGCTAAGCGGTACTCAGAGGGAAACAAGATCGGGTCGGAGGAAGTGAGGAAATACGCGACACTTTACCAACAAGTTTCGGATACTGATACTGTGGTCATAGTCACGACGGGTGATTTTACTGCAGAAGCACGGAGGTTGGCTGATGACTTAAGAGTTAAAATTGTCGACAGGTATTCGTTTGCAAAGGAGGTCGCGAACAATCAACGGAGTTTGTCCAAAGACTATTTCGACAAACAAACAGTTCAAAGGGTCGACAAAGCCAGTAGTGAACGAAAGAAAAAGACAACGTCAAAAACAGCCACACACAGAAATAAATCGGTATCTAAATCAAAAGAATCACACGGTAAAGAATTGGGAAAATGGAATATCTTTGCAGCCAGTGCCATACTCGCGATACCTGCGAGTATCTTGGTTGCGTTTGTAGTGTATATACCTAAACAAATCACTTTTCCAAATATTGGGCTTTTAGATTATTTTATATTTTGTTATTTTATATCATTGTGGTTTTGCATATTGAGCTTGGGCCCGAAGATTGCCCGAACTAAAGCTAAACTCGCAATACCCACGACAGGCTTGGTTTTCTTATTTATTGGTATCCCATTGTTACTTATTGGTACATATTTATCCCCGTATATTAAATTAGAAGATTTAGGCGCATATCCAGTATCCCTGGTAGCCATAATGTCATATTGTTTATCGTATCTCTATTGGGAATGGGAGTGGTATAAGCACGATTCTCAATCAGAATACCAAAATGACCGTTTTTTACCAGACAAGTAGGGTTTATCAGCCGACCCTCAATCAACCAGAGATCGAATGGGCCCTGGCGGATTTGAACCACCGATCACCCGGTGTCTCATTCCAACAGAGAGAGTTTATTCCATCTCCGTCTAGTTGGAAATATGAGCCGGGCGCTGTAAGCCAGACTGAGCTAAGGGCCCACGTACACTCTGAGATACTGGGCCCGCTGCCTTTAGCGTGTCGGGATCAAGTGACCACGACATCACGCTCACGCAACGCGGCTTCAAGGTCTGCGATACAGCGCACGACCGCGACGTCTTGTTCGGCGTCGCGTAGATGCGCGATTTTCTTCGCGAATCCATGGGCATTAGGGCGCGTTCCCTCGGCATAGCCGTCAACCTCGACCCAGAGATCGACATCGGAGAGGTAGAAGTCACCACGCCACCGAGTACCCTCAACCTCTGGGTGAACGTCGTACGCGAGTCCGGCGTCGTGGAGGTATGTCGCGACGGCGAGTTCGTACTGGCTGTCAAGTCGCACACCAGATGGGCCACGGCACGGCGTTCCGTGTCTCTCACCGGCAAGGATATCTGCGGCGTCACAGGCCGCACGCCATGACCCGAAATGCTCCTTGACCACGCTGGTCGGGAACTCGCCGTGCTCGTCATACTGGCGGTGCGTGAGAGCATCTGACTCAACTACACTGATGACACGTCGAAGATCGTGGCGCATGTCTCGTTCGTCGCTGGCGTCGTAGCTCCCGACCGCCGTCCGACTGAGGCCGGCATCGGCGAGGAGGTCATTCCAGCCGCCGTTGAGGTGCTTGTAGATAGTCGAGAGACAGGGCAAGCGGTCATCGCTACTGGCCTCGGCAGTGGTCGGCGACCGACCGAGGTCCGCAGCGAGTGCGCGCACGCCTCGCACGAGGTCGTCATAGGTGTACATCGGCTTCTCGGTGTGTTGGTTTCCGTAGAACGGCATGGGTGTTTCACGCGCCTCCAGCCCTGCTGGGCGCGAAAAAGACAGCGTATGGTGCGCGGAGCTTCATAATCGCCCGTAGTCCCCGCAAGTGGACGTATGGAACGAACGAACGACCCAACTATGCAGGATACAGCAGATTCGGAGACGGGCAGAGACAGCGTTCTGAGCCGGAAACGCGTAGAATGGCGTTATTGACGATCATACTGGAGTCTCGAGACCGTCTGCGTACTCGACGCCGAGAGACAAAACCGACAGACTGCGGCCGATTATGAGTCGTCTAGGACCCATGAATAGCTGGTTCGCGACGTCGAGAGATTCGGGGAAACACCAGGAGACGCTCGCTTCAAAGGCGGGGAGCACGGTATCCGTGTGACTTTCGGACAGTCATAATCACCAACGGTCACAAGAACAGGGAAGTCTTGCGGGACGCAGAGACGATTATGAGTGAATTGACGGCGTATTTCTGATCGCGTAGAATCTCATAATCGGTCGCAGTCGAGCGGTTTCGGTTCGAGGCTGCCGTCGCCATGTAGACGGATGTCTGACGAGGAGTAGTTTGTAGGAGAAGCCACGCCGCCACCAGGGCTCGAACCTGGGACAACCTGGGTAACAACCAGGTGCTCTACCAACTGAGCTATGGCGGCACGTACGCATCTCCACGTAGTCGACTGGTTTTGATAGGGCTTTCGTTTTCGGGCGGCACGGACTCCGACCGTTTTTCCGGTGGGCGGGCGTAGCGCGGCCCATGACCGAGACGACGGACGTGCTAGCGGCGGTCCGCGAGCGCGTCGACCCGACGCCGGCGGAGCGCGAGCGGCTCGCGGAGACCGCCGCGCGCCTCGTCGAACGCGCCGAGGACGCCATCGCGGAGCTGTCCGTCGAGGCGGACGTGGTGCGCGTCGGGAGCACGGCGCGCGGGACGTGGGTGCGGGGCGACCGCGACATCGACGTCTTCGTGCGCTTCCAGCCGACGCTCGAGCGCGCGGAGCTGGAGCGCTACGGGCTCCACGTCGGGAACGACGTCCTCCCCGAAGGCCACGAGGAGTACGCCGAGCACCCCTACGTGAAGGGCGAGTTCGAGGGCTACGACGTCGACTTGGTGCCGTGCTACGACGTCGATTCCGCGCGCGACATCCGGTCGGCGGTCGACCGCACGCCGTTCCACACGGAGTACCTCGACGCCCGACTGACGGACGAACTCGCCGCCGACGTCCGCGTCTTCAAGCAGTTCCTCAAGGGGATCGGCGCGTACGGTTCCGACCTGAAGACCCGGGGGTTCTCCGGCTACCTCTCCGAACTGCTCGTCGTCGAGTACGGCGGCTTCGAGGCCGTCATGGAGGCGGCGGCCGACGCGTGGCAGCCGCCCGTCCACCTCGACCCCGAGGACCACGCGGACGCGAGCTTCGACGACCCGCTCGTCGTCATCGACCCGACCGATCCCGAGCGGAACGTCGCGGCCGTCGTCTCCGCCGCGAACGTCGCGCGCCTCCAGCATTACGCACGGCGCTTCCGCGAGGACCCGCGCGAGGCGTACTTCTTCCCGGAGCCGCGCGACCCGCTCGACGCGGCGGCGGTTCGCGAGCGACTCGCCGAGCGCGGGACGCACGCGCTCGCCGTGCGCTTCGACGACGACGCGCTGCTGGGGCTCGTCGAGGACGAGCGCTACCCACAGTTGCGCCGCTCGCTCGACGGCCTCGTGCGCGGCCTCGAGAACCACGGCTTCGAGGTGCTCCGCGGGGACACGTGGAGCGCGGAGACAGCCGTGCTCGTCTGCGAGCTCTCGGTCGCCGAACTCCCGGACGTGGAGCGCCACCGTGGCCCGCCCGTGTCCGTCGGCGAGCACGCCGCGGGGTTCTACGGGAAGTACGCCGACGACCCGGAGGTCACCGGCCCGTACATCGACGGCGGCCGCTACGTCGTCGAGCGCGAGCGCGACGTGACGACCGCGCGCGAGTTCGCCGAGCGGAAGCTCGCCTCGGTCGCGCTCGGGAAGCGACTCGCGAGCCTCGTCGAGAACGGCGACTACGAGGTCTACGCGGGCGCTGAGGTCGGCGCGCTCGCAGCGGAGTTCGGCGTCGAGTTCGCGGACTACTTCGACCCGAGGCCGTGAAGGCCGCGTAGCTCCGCGACGACCCCCCGAACGTCCTCGCTCGGCTCCGCGTCGTCGGCCGGGCCCTCCGGTTCGAAGCCGTCGAACACCTCGTGGACCATCCCGACGCCCTCCGAGAGCGTGTCGAGGCTGTACCCGCCTTCGAGGACGAACCCGAGGCCGGCGTCGCACGCCGCCGCGAGGTCGCGCATGCGCGTCGTGAGCGTGCCGTAGCCGTCCGTAGAGACGTGCATCCGCGATATCGGGTCGTGTCGGTGCGCGTCGAAACCCGCGCTCACGAGGAGGAGGTCGGGGTCGAACGCCTCGATGGCGGGCGAGAGCACGTCGTCGAGGACGTGACAGTAGTCGACGTCGCCCGCGCCGGCGGGGAGCGGCGCGTTCAGCGTCGATCCCTCACCGTCGCCCTCGCCGACCTCCTCGATGTCGCCCGTCCCCGGGTAAAGGCCGGCCTCGTGGATGGAGGCGTAGAAGACGTCGCCGCGCTCGTAGAAGATGTCCTGCGTCCCGTTCCCGTGATGGACGTCCCAGTCGAAGATCGCGACGCGCTCGACGTCGTCGTGCGAATCGAGGGCGTGCTGGCTCGCGACGGCGGCGTTGTTCACGAAGCAAAAGCCCATCGCGTCGTCCGCGACGGCGTGATGGCCGGGCGGCCGGCCGAGCGCGAACGGCGTCGAGCGGCCGTCCGCGCCGTCGAGCGCGGCGTCAGCCGCCCACATCGAGAGGCCGGCGGACGCGAGCGCGGCGCGCCACGTCGCCTCGACGGCGACCGTGTCCGGGTCCCAGCTCCCGCCGCCGTCGGCGCAGAAGTCGCGGATCTCCGCGACGTACTCGTCGTCGTGGACGGCGCGCGCGTCGTCCTCCGAGGCGGGGTCGCCGGTGACGTACTCGACGCCGTGACGCTTCTGGAGGCCGCGCTTGATCGCGCGGATGCGGTCCGGGTTCTCCGGGTGGCGCTCACCGGGGTCGTGCTCCAGACAGACGTCGTTGACGCCGAACTTCATTCGACGAGCCTGAAGTACGTCTCGACGTCTTCGGCTTGCACGGTGCGTCGTCCCGCGTGCTCGGCGAGGAGCGCGGCGCCCTCGGCGGCGTCCGCCGCGAACGCCTCCAGATGGGCGGCGAGCGCGACGCGCGCGTCCATCGACACCCGATACTCGTCCGGGATGTCGAGGCGGGCGATTCGGTCAACGGGTGCGACCGGGAGCGTGAGGGCGTCCGCATCCGCGTTCGGATCGGCGAACGAGAAGTCCTCGATCATCAGGGTCTTGCGACCCGACGCGGTCGCGTGCTCGGCGGCCTCCCGTGCGAGAGCCGCACCGTGGCGTTGGATGCGGCGCGCGAGTTCCTCCGCGGCGTCCGCGCTCACCCGGAGGTCGCCGGCCTCGCGACGGATTACCGCGTCCACCGGCGCGAACGGGAGCTCGACACTCATACGGTGAAAGGTGTGTGTTCTACCCTTAACGTTTTCCGTCCCTGTCTCAGATCGCGGCAAGCGAAGACGGGGAACGCGAGGACGTCACGCGACGGGGGCGTGACGGAGAACGGACCCGAGCCACCGCCGAAACGAGGGGCACGGGACCAGCTCAGCGCACCTCGTCGGCGTCGAGGCGGCCGTCGCTCATCGTGCCGCGAATCGTCACCGTCTGCCCGAGCGTGACGTCCGCGTCCGTCTCGACGCTCAGCGTCTCCGTACCGTCATCAAGGATGAGCGGGTCGCGCGCCTGTACGACCGTGCCCGTAAACTCGACGGGCTCACCATCGTCGTCGCTCGATTCGCCCGTCGACGATGAGGCGTCCCCGGCGTCGGCGCTCGCCGACGACTCGGGCGCGGTGCCGTCAGCGTACGCGCCGAGGCCCGCCGGCTGGTCGTCCTGGCTCGCGCCCTCGTCGGCCGTCATCGCGCCGTCCGCGAGTTCGACGATGCTCGTCCGCCAGCCCGCTGACGCCTCGAGGTCATCCTGCCAGCCGTCCTGTATCTCGACGTCCGTGAACAGCACCTCGTCGCCCGGCCCGAGGTCGCGGTCGGCCTTCTCGCCCCAGAGCGCGACCCGGATGTCCCCCGAGTCGTCCTGCAGGCGGACGTTCCTGACCTGCCCCTCCGAGCCGTCGTCACGGTCGAAGGTGCGTTTCGGGTCCGCCGAGCGGATGACGCCCGCGATGTCCGCGACGTCGTCCAACTCCACGTCCGCGATGGGCGTCGATTCGGGGACGTACTCGACGTCCTCGTCGACCGCCTCGACGGCGCCACGGTTTCCGACGTGGAGCTCGATGCTGCCGTCGCGCTCGCGGACGTAGCCGTCCACGACCTCCACGACATCGCCCGCCGCGAACTCGTCGACGGCCTCCGTACGCTCGTCCCAGAGCGTAACGGTGACGCGTCCCGTCTCGTCGCCCAGCGAGAGGTTCGCGACGCGGCCCTGACTGCCGTCGTCCCGGTCGAACGTCCGCACCGCGTCGGTGTCGAGCACCTCGCCGACGAGCGTCACGTCCGAGAGACCGACCGAGAGGTCCTCGACGCGGTAGGCGTCCTGAATCTGGACGTCAATCTCCGTGTCCGGGTCGGGTTCGACGCGGTCCGCGCTCAACTCGACGCCGTTGAACCCGTCCTTCGGGCGGCCCGCGACGCGCAGGACGTCGCCGACCTGAAGCTCCTCCGACGCGTTCGCCGCCTGCTCGTCCCAGAGCGAGACGCGGATCGACCCCGTCTCGTCCGCGACTTCGACGTTGAGGACGCGGCCGTCCTCGTCCTCCTCGTCGTCGCGCTCGAACGTCCGCAGGTCGCCGACGGAGACGGCCTTCGCGACGAACTTCGCCTCGTCCATCTCCGGGGTGACGTCCGCGACGCCGCTCACCTCCCCGTCCTCGAGTTCGTGCGCGAGGAGCATGGCGGCCGTCTCCTCGTCCGCCAGCCCACCCATCTGCTCGACCTTCTCCGCGACGGCCTCGCGGAACTCGTCGAGCGAGACCTCGTCGGTCTCGAGGTCGGCGTATGTATCCTCTATCGCACCCATGATAATCGTAGTTCAGCCCACGGTAGGCCCGCGCATAAGGGTTCTGCTTGCCCGTATTCGGGCCGCGGTCGGTCGCTCATCGGGCGACACTCGTCCCCCCATCGCGCTTGAACGCTCGGACGCGACGACGCGCTCCGCGACGACGCGCTCCGCGACGAGCACGAAGACCCATACGGGCGAAGCACGTACGTCGGGTCGATGGAGACGAAACGCGTCGCCACCGTGGCCGTCGTCGTCCTGCTCGCGGGCGCCGTCGTCGCAGGCGCCGCCCTCGCGGGCGTCGGCCCGTTCGGTGCGACCACCACGCCCGTGCAGACGAGCGACGACACCGGGGACTCGTCGCCCGCGGCAGGGGCCAGCGAGACCGATACCGGCACCGACACCACGGGGACGACGAGCGTGCCCTCCGGCGCCGGGCCGTTCGACTTCGCGGTCACGAACGTCACCTCCTGCGGGACGACCTGTCGCGACGTCGACGTCGCGCTCACGAACACCGCCGAGGAGCGCGCGACGAACGTCAGCGTCACCGTCGTCATCACCACCGACGGCGACGAAATCTGGCGCGACACCCAGCGGATCGGTACGCTCGCCGCCGGCGAACGGACCCAGCGCACCGCCCACGTCGAACTCAGCTACTTCGACGCCGCGAAAGTGAAGGGGAACGACGGGAAGATCACCATCCACACCACCGTCGACTCCAGTCTCGGCCAGCACTCCTTCACCCAACACCGCGACGTCGCCTGACCCCGCAGAGTCGCGGGTCCCACTCTCACGGTGGGGGTCGAATCGTAACCGCTTTACGTACCCTGGGGCTACAGATGAGTGAGTCCGGGTAGGGTAGTGGACTATCCTCTTGGCTTGCGGAGCCAGGGACCGGAGTTCAAATCTCCGTCCGGACGTTCCTTCACTTCACTACGCGACGAGCCGAAGGCTCATCGCTTCGTTTCGTTCAGTCACGTCCGGACTCGCGAGACGCGTTGCGTCTCGCTGGCCCGCGAGAACGACGCGTCGTTCTCGCGGACTCCGTCCGGACTTCGGTTCGTGTTCTGTTCGGACGGCTTCGGTTCGCGGTTCGGTCGGTCGGCGTCGGTCGGAGGCTGATCAGCGTCAGTCTCGGGTTCGGGGGACGCCACGCATTTCTCCGTTCGACGCGAAGCGCGGGTATGGAGGCAGCGCTTCGCGCGGGCATCGCGCTCTACGACGCGGGCTACTACCACGGTGCGCACGACGCGTGGGAGGACGAATGGCTCGAGCAGTCCGAGGGCGACGACGAGCGACTGCTGCACGGCCTCATCCATTGCGGCGCGGCGGTCCACCACGCCCGAAACCGGAACTGGGAGGGCGCGACGGGGGTGGCGGCGAGCGCGCGCGACTACCTCGACGCGGTCCCACCGACCCACCGCGGAGTGAACGTCGAGGCGGCCGCGGCGTACCTCGACGTGCTGGCGCGCGACCCGGAGGTGATCGAGCGCCGACGGCCGGTCCGGCTCACGCATCGGGGCTCGACGGTCTCGTTGGCGGCCCTCGACGCGCCGGCGGCGGTCACGGCGGCGGTCGTCGTCGCGGACGCCGAGGGGTACGAGAGCGAGACGTTCGAGCGCGCCGCGACGTACGCGCGCGAGGGACTGGCCGACGGCGAACTGAACGAGTACGGCGTCTTCCTCTGTGACTTCGCGGTCGAGCGCGAGAAGCGGGGGTTGATCGCGACGCGACTCGCCGAGCACGTCGAGCGGCGGCGAGCGCGCGAGAAAGACGTCGAGGGACTGTTCGGGTAGGTCGAGCGCTCAGACGAGCGCGAGGAAGGCGGCGACGGCGAGGCAGGCGGCGCCGAGCGCGCGCACGATCCAGAGCCGCGTCGAGCCCGCCTCGGCGTCACCGTACGGCCCGGTGCGGCCGGGCGAACTGGTGCCGAGGACGCTCAACCGGAGGACGACGTCCGGCCGGGCGAGACAGAGCAGGCCGAGCGCGGCGCCGAGGCCGACGGCGAGCGTCGTGCGTGCGTCCATCTACTCGCGGAGGCGCTGGATGCGCTTCTCGACCGGCGGGTGGGTGGCGACGAGTTTCGTGACGAGCGAGCGCTCGTCGTCGTCGAAGATGCAGAGCGCGCCGACCTGATCGTTCACGCCGCCCTGGTTCTGCGAGCGCCCGCTGCCGCGGCCGCGACCACGGGACGGGCCCCGGGAGCGCGACCCGCTCGCGCTCGGCTGCTGGTTGCCGCGCTGGATCTTCTCGAGGGCGCGCGCGAGCGGTTCGCCGCTCCCGATGTACTCCTTCGCGTCGGCGTCGGCGACGTACTCCCGATAGCGGCTGATGGCGAGCACGAAGATCATCACGAAGAACTGGACGACGTTCCCGACGACGATGGCGAGGAAGAAGTCCGCGAGGTCGTTGTCGCCCGTGAAGAGGACGACGTACTGGGCGACGATGCCGACGATGGAGGCGATGCCCTGCCCGACGACCATCGTGACGACGTCGCGGTTCTTGATGTGCGCGAGTTCGTGCGCGAGCACGCCCTCGAGTTCGTCGTCCTCGAGGATGTCGGCGAGCTCCTGCGAGACGACGACGATGCCGGCGCCCTTGCGGCCGACGGCGAAGGCGTTCGGGACGCCCATCTGCGCGACCTTCAGCGTGGGCTTCTCGATGCCCATGTCGTCGCTGAGGCGCTCGACGCGGCGGTGGACGTCGCCCCACCGACCCGTCTCCGGCATGTCCTCGGCGCCGACGGAGCGCAACGCCATCCACTTGCCGACCTTGTACTGGATGCCGACGAGGGCGACGCTCCCGACGAGGACGATTGGGAGGACGCCGGTGCCGAACATCGCCATCGCGACGACGGCGACGACGGCGTAGAACGCGAAGAGAATCGCGCCCACGACCGCCATCCGGGCTTTGAGTCCGGGGTGTCTCATGGGCGACTCTACGGGAGTATCCCGGATAAGTTGGGTGGTGACGGGTCAGGTCCGAAAACGGTACACGTGGCCGTCTCCCGTCGCGACGACCGCGGCGTCCCCGTCGAGGACCGGCGTCGTGAGGGTGACGCCGGCGTCGACGGTGACGGAGCGAACGGGGTCGCCGGTTGCGGCGTCGCGGACGACGAGCGTCGAGGGAACGGCGCCATCGGCCGTGGACGAGACGTAGGCGACGCGCGAGCGGCCGGCGACGAGGGCACTATCGACGGCGACTTCGGTCCCCCAGCGCCGCTCCCCGGTCGCGGCGTCGAAGACGTGGAGGAACCCCCGGCTCAGGACGGGGAGGCGACCGCCGACGGGCGGGCCGGTGACGAGGCCGCCCCATCGGGACTCGGCCGACCAGCGCCGCTCGCCGGTGGCGGCGTCGTAGGCCTCGGCGGTCTCGCCGCCGGCGTAGACGACGCCGTCCGCGACGGCGTACGAGGGGACGCGTCGCTCGGGGCCGCGCCAGCGCACGTCGCCCGTCGCCGGGTCGAGGCCGGCGAGCGACGGTCGATCCTCGGGTTCGAAGCCCGCGACGAGCGTGTCGCCGGCGACGCCGACGCCGTCCGTGAGTCCGCCGGACGCCGACCAGCGCGGGCTCCCGTCGTCGGTCGAGACGGCGCGCACACCGGAGAAGGACTCGACGTAGACGCCGCCCGCGCCGAACGCCCACCCGGACGGGTCGCCGACCGCCGCGGTCCACGAGACGTCGCCGCTCGCGGCGTCGAGCGCGTAGAGCGTCTCGCCCTCGTTCTGGAGGTAGTCGTCGCTCGTCGCCGCGTAGACGAGCCCCTCGTGGACGCCGAGGAGCGTGAGGAAGCCGTGTTCGTCCGGCGTGAACGAC encodes:
- a CDS encoding M48 family metallopeptidase, yielding MAVVGAILFAFYAVVAVVAMAMFGTGVLPIVLVGSVALVGIQYKVGKWMALRSVGAEDMPETGRWGDVHRRVERLSDDMGIEKPTLKVAQMGVPNAFAVGRKGAGIVVVSQELADILEDDELEGVLAHELAHIKNRDVVTMVVGQGIASIVGIVAQYVVLFTGDNDLADFFLAIVVGNVVQFFVMIFVLAISRYREYVADADAKEYIGSGEPLARALEKIQRGNQQPSASGSRSRGPSRGRGRGSGRSQNQGGVNDQVGALCIFDDDERSLVTKLVATHPPVEKRIQRLRE
- a CDS encoding histone; protein product: MSVELPFAPVDAVIRREAGDLRVSADAAEELARRIQRHGAALAREAAEHATASGRKTLMIEDFSFADPNADADALTLPVAPVDRIARLDIPDEYRVSMDARVALAAHLEAFAADAAEGAALLAEHAGRRTVQAEDVETYFRLVE
- a CDS encoding single-stranded DNA binding protein; the encoded protein is MGAIEDTYADLETDEVSLDEFREAVAEKVEQMGGLADEETAAMLLAHELEDGEVSGVADVTPEMDEAKFVAKAVSVGDLRTFERDDEEDEDGRVLNVEVADETGSIRVSLWDEQAANASEELQVGDVLRVAGRPKDGFNGVELSADRVEPDPDTEIDVQIQDAYRVEDLSVGLSDVTLVGEVLDTDAVRTFDRDDGSQGRVANLSLGDETGRVTVTLWDERTEAVDEFAAGDVVEVVDGYVRERDGSIELHVGNRGAVEAVDEDVEYVPESTPIADVELDDVADIAGVIRSADPKRTFDRDDGSEGQVRNVRLQDDSGDIRVALWGEKADRDLGPGDEVLFTDVEIQDGWQDDLEASAGWRTSIVELADGAMTADEGASQDDQPAGLGAYADGTAPESSASADAGDASSSTGESSDDDGEPVEFTGTVVQARDPLILDDGTETLSVETDADVTLGQTVTIRGTMSDGRLDADEVR
- a CDS encoding histone deacetylase family protein gives rise to the protein MKFGVNDVCLEHDPGERHPENPDRIRAIKRGLQKRHGVEYVTGDPASEDDARAVHDDEYVAEIRDFCADGGGSWDPDTVAVEATWRAALASAGLSMWAADAALDGADGRSTPFALGRPPGHHAVADDAMGFCFVNNAAVASQHALDSHDDVERVAIFDWDVHHGNGTQDIFYERGDVFYASIHEAGLYPGTGDIEEVGEGDGEGSTLNAPLPAGAGDVDYCHVLDDVLSPAIEAFDPDLLLVSAGFDAHRHDPISRMHVSTDGYGTLTTRMRDLAAACDAGLGFVLEGGYSLDTLSEGVGMVHEVFDGFEPEGPADDAEPSEDVRGVVAELRGLHGLGSK
- the cca gene encoding CCA tRNA nucleotidyltransferase, with amino-acid sequence MTETTDVLAAVRERVDPTPAERERLAETAARLVERAEDAIAELSVEADVVRVGSTARGTWVRGDRDIDVFVRFQPTLERAELERYGLHVGNDVLPEGHEEYAEHPYVKGEFEGYDVDLVPCYDVDSARDIRSAVDRTPFHTEYLDARLTDELAADVRVFKQFLKGIGAYGSDLKTRGFSGYLSELLVVEYGGFEAVMEAAADAWQPPVHLDPEDHADASFDDPLVVIDPTDPERNVAAVVSAANVARLQHYARRFREDPREAYFFPEPRDPLDAAAVRERLAERGTHALAVRFDDDALLGLVEDERYPQLRRSLDGLVRGLENHGFEVLRGDTWSAETAVLVCELSVAELPDVERHRGPPVSVGEHAAGFYGKYADDPEVTGPYIDGGRYVVERERDVTTAREFAERKLASVALGKRLASLVENGDYEVYAGAEVGALAAEFGVEFADYFDPRP
- a CDS encoding homing endonuclease associated repeat-containing protein, encoding MPFYGNQHTEKPMYTYDDLVRGVRALAADLGRSPTTAEASSDDRLPCLSTIYKHLNGGWNDLLADAGLSRTAVGSYDASDERDMRHDLRRVISVVESDALTHRQYDEHGEFPTSVVKEHFGSWRAACDAADILAGERHGTPCRGPSGVRLDSQYELAVATYLHDAGLAYDVHPEVEGTRWRGDFYLSDVDLWVEVDGYAEGTRPNAHGFAKKIAHLRDAEQDVAVVRCIADLEAALRERDVVVT
- a CDS encoding DUF309 domain-containing protein — encoded protein: MEAALRAGIALYDAGYYHGAHDAWEDEWLEQSEGDDERLLHGLIHCGAAVHHARNRNWEGATGVAASARDYLDAVPPTHRGVNVEAAAAYLDVLARDPEVIERRRPVRLTHRGSTVSLAALDAPAAVTAAVVVADAEGYESETFERAATYAREGLADGELNEYGVFLCDFAVEREKRGLIATRLAEHVERRRAREKDVEGLFG
- a CDS encoding site-specific integrase, which encodes MAELKPIAPAEAKEMYLAQRRGEVAESTLQAHHYRLKPFVQWCESTSLTNPNELSARDLHKYRFHRKEEDDLNKVTLRTQLSAIRVFVKFLESIDGVEQGLHDNFVLTGNVYDEFTSVESRSTVVREVQDNYSPNGRNPLSQASRSL
- a CDS encoding restriction endonuclease produces the protein MAELSEDEIKCQLQQMDPYEFEELVAEIWELQGYETTVRKGSGDRGIDVEAEIQTPVPQKVLIQAKRYSEGNKIGSEEVRKYATLYQQVSDTDTVVIVTTGDFTAEARRLADDLRVKIVDRYSFAKEVANNQRSLSKDYFDKQTVQRVDKASSERKKKTTSKTATHRNKSVSKSKESHGKELGKWNIFAASAILAIPASILVAFVVYIPKQITFPNIGLLDYFIFCYFISLWFCILSLGPKIARTKAKLAIPTTGLVFLFIGIPLLLIGTYLSPYIKLEDLGAYPVSLVAIMSYCLSYLYWEWEWYKHDSQSEYQNDRFLPDK
- a CDS encoding PQQ-binding-like beta-propeller repeat protein, with amino-acid sequence MPPLTRRDALRAGGASVLAGLAGCSAPSSTTTNEESPTATSSSADGTAGIDAAWERALGGETALGPALADGTLYAGTADGTLHALDPGTGATRWTADAGAGFFGGTGGGGATPTVVGDTVYVVAGARTGVSGGDFRAAAFDATNGSETWSFTPDEHGFLTLLGVHEGLVYAATSDDYLQNEGETLYALDAASGDVSWTAAVGDPSGWAFGAGGVYVESFSGVRAVSTDDGSPRWSASGGLTDGVGVAGDTLVAGFEPEDRPSLAGLDPATGDVRWRGPERRVPSYAVADGVVYAGGETAEAYDAATGERRWSAESRWGGLVTGPPVGGRLPVLSRGFLHVFDAATGERRWGTEVAVDSALVAGRSRVAYVSSTADGAVPSTLVVRDAATGDPVRSVTVDAGVTLTTPVLDGDAAVVATGDGHVYRFRT